The Deinococcus wulumuqiensis R12 genome has a window encoding:
- a CDS encoding HelD family protein — protein sequence MSLAEPPAKTHPDFDLETDHLGGTVSAMIRQIELWEDRDRNTGADLETSVTMADTAEEHAAMLSVHVHQPYFGSLKVRVGGREQTLYIGKHAFRDVGGPHHVMSWDSEVGSLFYSEALEWTPKRGSKGQIRRRRQLDVAKKKLLRVTDLYDDEQGGDTGGREEVLLRRLKEQSTAGMRDVVETLQPEQNEAMRHPAGTPVIIQGAAGSGKTTIGFHRLAWMTSAERGVHQARAEACMVLMPNRVLAAYAARILPELGISGVSVTTPEAWATGLLGLEKLEITDRTLSLLLTDTDNARRALAWRRAKLLGDARMLDVVRTHLWNKFGAAITGQSLQENIEVAGRGLLAFSLTESDLAGLLHDVFAQDPLDGYRAGFRRLVEQEAVSRLRVPDEEEASVRRQLSKPLTTLLGRIFASTTPVTEARRLLADAGALAASGLLSDKEIRLLLADPLSGIPTPRRAHADVTELPVMLAVQAFTGGIGRAVGRTLEPFDHVVLDEAQDYSPLLYALLARASRPGHVTALGDLNQGMHGYKGPSKWQDVQDQLPGAQVLTLSRTYRSTRQITALGARIAETYNRAAQVQGVDRDGAEVQRYEGGDERALIAQAVKDAQAAGHTNIAIVTRRGSDADRLSAELRDFDTDAQPITTQEHRFRGGLVILPVSLAKGLEFSAAIVTGANQATYDESTEYERRLLYVAASRALHWLGLVSGGAELHPLVR from the coding sequence ATGTCTCTGGCAGAACCACCCGCCAAAACCCATCCCGATTTCGACCTGGAAACCGACCACCTCGGCGGCACGGTGTCGGCCATGATTCGCCAGATCGAACTCTGGGAAGACCGCGACCGCAACACGGGCGCCGACCTCGAAACCTCGGTGACGATGGCCGACACCGCCGAGGAACACGCCGCCATGCTGAGCGTACATGTCCACCAGCCGTATTTCGGCAGCCTGAAGGTGCGCGTCGGTGGGCGCGAGCAGACCCTCTATATCGGCAAGCACGCCTTTCGCGACGTGGGCGGGCCACACCACGTCATGAGCTGGGACAGCGAGGTGGGCAGCCTGTTTTATTCCGAGGCGCTCGAGTGGACGCCCAAGCGCGGCAGCAAGGGCCAGATTCGGCGGCGGCGGCAACTCGACGTGGCGAAAAAGAAGCTGCTGCGCGTGACCGACCTCTACGACGACGAACAGGGTGGCGACACCGGCGGGCGCGAGGAAGTGCTGCTGCGCCGATTGAAAGAGCAGAGCACCGCCGGAATGCGCGACGTGGTGGAAACGCTCCAGCCCGAGCAGAACGAGGCGATGCGCCACCCCGCCGGAACGCCGGTCATCATCCAGGGGGCCGCCGGGTCGGGCAAGACGACCATCGGCTTTCACCGTCTGGCCTGGATGACCAGTGCCGAGCGCGGGGTGCATCAGGCGCGTGCCGAAGCCTGCATGGTGCTGATGCCCAACCGGGTGCTGGCCGCCTACGCCGCCCGGATTCTGCCGGAACTGGGGATTTCCGGCGTCAGCGTGACCACGCCCGAAGCCTGGGCGACGGGGCTGCTGGGGCTGGAAAAACTGGAAATCACCGACCGCACGCTTTCGCTGCTGCTGACCGACACCGACAACGCACGGCGGGCGCTGGCGTGGCGGCGGGCCAAGCTGCTCGGCGACGCCCGGATGCTCGACGTGGTGCGCACCCACCTCTGGAACAAGTTCGGCGCGGCCATCACGGGCCAGAGTTTGCAGGAAAACATCGAGGTGGCGGGGCGCGGGCTGCTCGCCTTCAGTCTGACGGAAAGCGACCTCGCTGGGCTGCTGCACGACGTGTTCGCGCAGGATCCGCTGGACGGCTACCGGGCCGGATTCCGGCGGCTGGTGGAGCAGGAAGCGGTGAGCCGCCTGCGGGTGCCCGACGAGGAAGAAGCCAGCGTGCGCCGTCAACTCAGCAAACCCCTGACCACGCTGCTGGGGCGCATTTTTGCCTCCACGACGCCCGTGACCGAGGCCCGCCGCCTGCTGGCCGACGCGGGCGCCCTGGCCGCGAGTGGCCTGCTGAGCGACAAGGAAATCCGGCTGCTGCTCGCCGACCCGCTGAGCGGCATTCCCACCCCGCGCCGGGCGCACGCCGACGTGACCGAACTGCCGGTCATGCTGGCGGTGCAGGCGTTTACCGGGGGCATCGGGCGGGCGGTGGGGCGCACGCTGGAACCCTTCGACCATGTGGTGCTCGACGAGGCGCAGGACTACTCGCCGCTGCTGTACGCGCTGCTCGCCCGCGCCTCGCGCCCGGGGCACGTGACCGCGCTGGGCGACCTGAACCAGGGGATGCACGGCTACAAGGGGCCGAGCAAGTGGCAGGACGTGCAGGACCAGTTGCCGGGGGCGCAGGTGCTCACGCTCTCGCGCACCTACCGCAGTACGCGCCAGATTACGGCGCTGGGGGCGCGGATTGCCGAAACCTACAACCGCGCCGCGCAGGTGCAGGGCGTAGACCGCGACGGGGCCGAGGTGCAGCGCTACGAGGGAGGTGACGAGCGGGCGCTGATTGCCCAGGCGGTCAAGGACGCGCAGGCCGCCGGACACACCAACATCGCCATCGTGACGCGGCGCGGCTCGGACGCCGACCGCCTGAGCGCCGAACTGCGCGACTTCGACACCGACGCCCAGCCGATTACCACCCAGGAACACCGCTTTAGGGGCGGGCTGGTCATCTTGCCCGTCAGCCTCGCCAAAGGGCTGGAATTCAGCGCCGCCATCGTGACCGGGGCGAATCAGGCGACCTACGACGAAAGCACCGAGTACGAGCGGCGGCTGCTGTACGTCGCCGCCAGCCGCGCCCTGCACTGGCTGGGGCTGGTGAGCGGGGGGGCGGAGTTGCACCCGCTGGTGCGCTGA
- a CDS encoding ABC transporter substrate-binding protein produces the protein MKKILTLALALTLGNAAAQADFVYPQAWSADPAASAKTGGELRTYTLSDFKTLNPFVSKEAESLPNSYFNLGAYLFTQDPRNDKFIPVMAASMPTVSNNGKRFVVKIRQGMKFSDGQAITADDWVSTLAIHKDDKVGSNSYDSFFINKKPVTVKKLDTYTLQFDFPTVDVSAYSKMSYTPWPDHVFGKAYRSGGAAAVTKLWPLNTPGSNIVVPGAWTLESFQAGQRVVLKKNTRFGEWNKDSAGKALPYLDRLSFRVIENQNAALAAYLAGQIDTFGPRNADDLAQIKRAIDGGNLKAELFANVGPQATSTWVVWNWNKSGDPFKQKIFRDVRFRRAMSHIANRKAMVQLTLGGLGTEVYSSVYPIFKNYTYASTPKYSYDLDQARKLLAQMGFTKKDKDGWLVDAQGRRLEFTLNTNSGNTVREQQGRIFADEAKKVGVKINFNPIDFNNLVDLMYEKGENRKFDSILLGFSGGTNYWPYSSNTVTCGGSLHAYNNPTNGACLTSQEQLITKLFNQGQQTLDDTKRRAIGEQLSKAMAELQPFVYLAGSNYHVSFNSRLGGEMPRNLWDAYYGSRLNVLTYIK, from the coding sequence ATGAAGAAAATTCTGACTCTTGCGCTTGCCCTGACGCTGGGCAACGCTGCCGCTCAGGCCGATTTCGTCTACCCGCAGGCCTGGAGCGCCGACCCCGCCGCCAGTGCCAAGACCGGTGGCGAACTGCGCACCTACACGCTCTCGGACTTCAAGACCCTGAACCCCTTCGTGAGCAAGGAAGCGGAAAGCCTGCCCAACTCCTACTTCAACCTGGGTGCTTACCTGTTTACCCAGGACCCCCGCAACGACAAGTTCATTCCTGTCATGGCGGCGTCCATGCCCACCGTGAGCAACAACGGCAAGCGCTTTGTCGTCAAGATTCGCCAGGGGATGAAGTTCAGCGACGGTCAGGCGATCACCGCCGACGACTGGGTCAGCACCCTGGCGATCCACAAGGATGACAAGGTCGGCTCCAACAGCTACGACTCCTTTTTCATCAACAAGAAGCCGGTGACGGTCAAGAAGCTCGACACCTACACCCTGCAGTTCGACTTCCCCACGGTGGACGTCTCGGCCTACAGCAAGATGAGCTATACCCCCTGGCCCGACCACGTGTTCGGCAAGGCCTACCGCTCGGGCGGGGCCGCTGCCGTGACCAAGCTGTGGCCGCTGAACACCCCGGGCAGCAACATCGTCGTGCCCGGCGCCTGGACCCTGGAAAGCTTCCAGGCCGGTCAGCGCGTGGTCCTGAAGAAGAACACCCGTTTCGGCGAGTGGAACAAGGACAGCGCGGGTAAGGCCCTGCCCTACCTCGACCGCCTCTCCTTCCGCGTGATCGAGAACCAGAACGCCGCCCTCGCCGCTTACCTCGCCGGTCAGATCGACACCTTCGGGCCCCGCAACGCCGACGACCTCGCCCAGATCAAGCGCGCCATCGACGGCGGCAACCTCAAGGCCGAACTGTTCGCCAACGTCGGGCCGCAGGCGACGAGCACCTGGGTGGTCTGGAACTGGAACAAGAGCGGTGACCCCTTCAAGCAGAAGATCTTCCGTGACGTGCGCTTCCGCCGCGCCATGAGCCACATCGCCAACCGCAAGGCGATGGTGCAGCTGACCCTGGGCGGCCTGGGCACCGAGGTGTACTCCAGCGTCTACCCCATCTTCAAGAACTACACCTACGCCTCGACCCCCAAGTACTCCTATGACCTCGATCAGGCCCGCAAGCTGCTGGCGCAGATGGGCTTTACCAAGAAGGACAAGGACGGCTGGCTGGTCGACGCGCAGGGCCGCCGCCTGGAATTCACGCTCAACACCAACTCGGGCAACACCGTGCGTGAGCAGCAGGGCCGCATCTTCGCCGACGAGGCCAAGAAGGTCGGGGTCAAGATCAACTTCAACCCCATCGACTTCAACAACCTCGTTGACCTGATGTACGAAAAGGGCGAGAACCGCAAGTTCGATTCGATCCTGCTGGGCTTCTCCGGCGGCACGAACTACTGGCCCTACTCCTCCAACACTGTGACCTGCGGTGGCAGCCTGCACGCCTACAACAACCCCACCAACGGGGCCTGCCTTACCAGCCAGGAACAGCTGATCACCAAGCTGTTCAACCAGGGCCAGCAGACCCTGGACGACACCAAGCGCCGCGCCATCGGCGAGCAGCTGTCCAAGGCGATGGCCGAACTGCAGCCCTTCGTCTACCTGGCGGGCAGCAACTACCACGTCAGCTTCAACAGCCGCCTCGGTGGCGAGATGCCCCGCAACCTGTGGGACGCCTACTACGGCAGCCGCCTGAACGTGCTGACCTACATCAAGTAA
- a CDS encoding ABC transporter permease produces the protein MLPFIIKRILASIPVLLLSSALIFFIIQAAPGDFLTPLKLSPVDTSAQVAALTKQFGLDKPVWQQYFIWLGNMLTGNLGLSFAYQQPVADIAFPRILNSIWLVLLNLVLFYPIAIALGVYGAVRQYSFGDKLSSVILYFLLGFPSFFLALIVIFLVLQVRFATGWDIPLNGMYSDNHDSLSAFGKFWDYLSHMLLPALVLTLISLAGFTRVLRGLMLDQLNADYVRTARSKGLSHNRVIYKHALRNAILPFVAGIGGLLPGLISGAGFVEVVFAYPGITPMLLNAITTQDLYLIAGFNMVTLFLLLIGNALSDILLAVVDPRIKYA, from the coding sequence ATGCTTCCCTTCATCATCAAGCGGATTCTCGCCAGCATCCCGGTGTTGCTGCTGTCGAGTGCCCTGATCTTTTTCATTATCCAGGCGGCGCCGGGTGACTTCCTGACCCCGCTCAAGCTCAGCCCGGTGGACACCTCGGCGCAGGTTGCGGCGCTGACCAAGCAGTTTGGTCTCGACAAGCCCGTGTGGCAGCAGTACTTCATCTGGCTGGGCAACATGCTGACCGGCAATCTGGGGCTGTCCTTCGCCTACCAGCAGCCGGTGGCCGACATCGCCTTCCCGCGTATCCTCAATTCCATCTGGCTGGTGCTGCTCAATCTCGTGCTGTTCTACCCCATCGCCATCGCGCTCGGCGTGTACGGCGCGGTGCGGCAGTACTCGTTCGGCGACAAGCTCAGCAGCGTCATTCTGTATTTCCTGTTAGGGTTCCCGAGCTTCTTTCTGGCGCTGATCGTCATCTTCCTGGTTCTCCAGGTGCGTTTTGCGACCGGGTGGGACATCCCCCTCAACGGCATGTACAGCGACAACCACGATTCGCTTTCGGCATTCGGCAAGTTCTGGGACTACCTGTCGCATATGCTGCTGCCGGCGCTGGTGCTGACGCTGATCAGTCTGGCGGGTTTTACCCGTGTGCTGCGCGGCCTGATGCTCGACCAGCTCAATGCCGATTACGTGCGGACCGCCCGCAGCAAGGGCCTGTCGCACAACCGGGTCATCTACAAGCACGCCCTGCGTAACGCCATTTTGCCTTTCGTCGCCGGAATCGGCGGGTTGCTGCCGGGTCTGATCAGCGGTGCAGGCTTCGTGGAAGTGGTGTTCGCCTACCCGGGGATCACGCCCATGCTGCTCAACGCGATCACCACCCAGGACCTGTACCTGATTGCGGGCTTTAACATGGTGACCCTGTTTCTGCTGCTGATCGGCAACGCCCTGAGCGACATCCTTCTCGCCGTGGTGGACCCACGTATCAAGTACGCGTGA
- a CDS encoding ABC transporter permease gives MTTVTSTQTEKTNHAQSQWQVAWKQFRRNRLAQWGALGLILLYLSALFAPFLAQDSLSSYSTDNLVPNHPPTPIHWRDPAGEVSGPFVYRYTQQLNLDTFVNEYKPSDEKCPVRFFAKGDPYKLFGIIPMDRHLFGTENAECKVYLMGGDNLGRDFFTRIMYASQISLTIGVAAVFISYIIGAIMGSLAAFFGGWVDNVIMRLVEVLASIPDLFLIILLVALFPPNVNPLVRLYIVLGMLAFINWGGVARTVRGQLLAEREKDHVMAASALGASNGRVMFRHMLPSMTTLFIVNLSIAIPASILTESGLSFLGIGAVEPYASWGSLLNKAQEGGFSSFTDRPWVLIPGFFIVFTVLCWQLVGDGLRDAFDPRKRR, from the coding sequence ATGACGACTGTGACTTCAACCCAGACCGAAAAGACCAACCATGCCCAGTCCCAGTGGCAGGTGGCGTGGAAGCAGTTTCGCCGCAACCGCCTGGCCCAGTGGGGGGCGCTGGGGCTGATCCTGCTCTACCTCAGCGCCCTGTTTGCGCCCTTTCTGGCGCAAGACAGCCTGAGCAGCTACTCCACGGACAACCTGGTGCCCAATCACCCGCCCACGCCCATCCACTGGCGTGACCCGGCGGGCGAGGTGAGCGGTCCCTTCGTGTACCGCTACACCCAGCAGCTCAATCTCGACACCTTCGTCAACGAATACAAGCCCAGCGACGAGAAGTGCCCGGTCAGGTTCTTCGCCAAGGGAGATCCGTACAAACTGTTCGGCATCATCCCGATGGACCGCCACCTGTTCGGTACCGAAAACGCCGAGTGCAAGGTCTACCTGATGGGCGGCGACAACCTCGGCCGCGACTTTTTCACCCGCATCATGTACGCCTCACAGATCAGCCTGACCATCGGGGTGGCGGCGGTGTTCATCTCGTACATCATCGGCGCCATTATGGGTTCGCTGGCCGCTTTCTTCGGGGGCTGGGTCGACAACGTGATTATGCGTCTGGTCGAGGTGCTGGCGTCGATTCCCGACCTCTTCCTGATTATCCTGCTGGTGGCCCTGTTTCCGCCGAACGTCAACCCACTGGTGCGCCTTTACATCGTGCTGGGGATGCTGGCCTTCATCAACTGGGGTGGCGTGGCCCGCACGGTGCGCGGTCAGCTGCTCGCCGAACGCGAAAAGGACCACGTCATGGCGGCTTCGGCGTTGGGTGCGTCCAACGGGCGCGTCATGTTCCGGCACATGCTACCGAGCATGACCACGCTGTTTATCGTCAACCTCTCGATTGCCATTCCGGCCAGCATCCTGACTGAGTCGGGCCTGAGCTTCCTCGGGATCGGCGCGGTGGAGCCGTACGCGAGCTGGGGCAGCCTGCTGAACAAAGCGCAGGAAGGCGGGTTTTCGTCCTTTACCGACCGGCCCTGGGTTCTGATTCCCGGCTTTTTCATCGTGTTTACGGTGCTGTGCTGGCAGCTCGTGGGCGACGGCCTGCGCGACGCTTTCGACCCGCGCAAGCGCCGCTGA